The following proteins are encoded in a genomic region of Plasmodium coatneyi strain Hackeri chromosome 6, complete sequence:
- a CDS encoding Methionine--trna ligase, protein MILYPHKYFPNTVKCMLAAHIYSFPVELSDDFFYTRSFDIEKSLVVNKKPLLVYENHYVSSTKAICFLFHRLRNAESKKCVDSKLRMYMSWVEWSDLLEKHIEVLNKKKIIDSLDELESYLKENQNKNFICSSGEDSQADNNDKITLADIFVYISLTHCNIEICRESWVHISEYIQKINQLEDVQKILKDVEHIYKYKNIYNLFISKIHEKNINSYLKKDKFYITTAINYVNGDPHIGHAYEIVLADAIARYHKNIGRRVFFTTGADEHGMKIANQAARNNLTPQELCDKNVLKFKELNKLLHVNEDYYVRTTCDKHKKIAQEIWTKCEENKDIYLGEYEGWYNVREETYVPENEAKLMNYRDPLNNIKLEKMKESSYFFKMSKYQQRLIDYILENPHFIQPEQKRNEILQRLKEPLADLSCSRTKFSWGIPVPSDKKHVMYVWMDALINYYSSCFIVDGKEDYWPADVHLIGKDIVWFHSVIFPTILMSVNVPLPKSVFCHGFVLAGDGKKMSKSLGNVVNPFEIIEAYGSDAFRFHVIKETKRGFDMRFDIDNLVDMCNSDLADTIGNLVQRTLSLCQLSNDSKIPPLFEEYNIDLPFSLLHFINRVEFYMQTYCVQVCCEKTVNVCKDLNKFLTELAPWKYTNEEQNKKLHIIRIMMEAIYLIAHYLDIFIPCIASQIFQKLNTPKKSIVDLNPWLNNLQEGAHINNDHILFKKFEVESAQIKMQKVVMRVCKIVNIVKQEESQKAATIFEIEVDDNEKHLAVLYLPTPPNCINTFTVAILNIKPITINNITVNAIIPHVNKEVFTFAGEANMQTGTLIKAKNYKTLVKQRDNLTKKEVNSLDLSIINGHCFFEKTVPLVFASSEDMPFYHSTQSRGPLKFF, encoded by the coding sequence ATGATTTTATACCCGCACAAGTATTTCCCCAACACGGTAAAATGCATGCTGGCGGCGCATATTTACAGTTTCCCAGTGGAACTGTCCGATGACTTTTTCTACACACGGAGTTTTGACATAGAGAAAAGTCTTGTAGTGAATAAGAAGCCTCTCCTAGTTTACGAAAACCATTACGTGAGTTCGACTAAGGCAATATGTTTCCTGTTCCATCGGTTGCGCAATGCGGAAAGTAAAAAGTGCGTGGATAGCAAACTACGGATGTACATGTCCTGGGTAGAATGGAGTGACCTGCTGGAGAAGCACATCGAAGtgttgaataaaaaaaaaataattgatAGTTTGGATGAGCTGGAAAGTTATCTGAAGGAAAACCAAAATAAGAATTTCATATGCAGCTCTGGAGAAGATTCCCAAGCGGATAATAACGACAAGATAACTTTGGCAGATATTTTTGTATACATTTCGCTGACCCACTGTAATATTGAAATATGCAGGGAGAGTTGGGTACACATAAGCGAgtacatacaaaaaataaaccaaCTGGAGGATGTGCAGAAAATTCTAAAGGATGTGGAACATAtttacaaatataaaaatatttataatttatttatttcaaaaattcaCGAGAAAAATATCAACTCTTATTTgaagaaggacaaatttTACATAACCACGGCGATTAACTATGTGAATGGAGACCCGCACATTGGGCATGCTTACGAAATAGTGCTTGCAGATGCTATTGCTAGGTATCACAAGAATATAGGGAGGAGGGTGTTCTTCACCACAGGTGCTGATGAGCACGGAATGAAGATTGCAAATCAGGCGGCGAGAAATAATCTCACTCCACAAGAATTGTGCgataaaaatgtacttaAATTTAAGGAGTTAAATAAATTGTTACATGTGAATGAGGATTACTATGTGAGGACGACTTGTGATAAGCATAAGAAAATTGCACAAGAAATTTGGACAAAGTGTGAAGAGAACAAAGACATTTATTTGGGTGAATACGAAGGATGGTACAACGTCCGTGAGGAGACATACGTGCCGGAAAATGAAGCCAAGTTAATGAATTATAGAGATCCACTCAACAATAttaagttggaaaaaatgaaagaatcgtcgtacttttttaaaatgtcgAAATATCAACAAAGGTTAATTGACTATATACTTGAGAATCCGCATTTCATCCAACCGGAACAGAAGAGGAATGAAATTTTGCAGAGACTGAAGGAACCTTTGGCTGATCTGTCCTGTAGCAGAACGAAATTTTCGTGGGGAATTCCCGTCCCAAGTGATAAGAAGCATGTTATGTATGTGTGGATGGACGCTctaataaattattattctaGTTGCTTCATCGTGGATGGGAAGGAGGATTATTGGCCAGCAGATGTGCACCTAATCGGAAAGGACATTGTGTGGTTTCACTCAGTTATCTTCCCTACCATTCTTATGTCAGTAAACGTGCCTCTCCCCAAGAGTGTATTTTGTCACGGCTTTGTCTTAGCAggggatgggaaaaaaatgtccaagtCGTTAGGCAATGTGGTAAACCCGTTTGAAATAATAGAGGCCTACGGATCGGATGCTTTTCGCTTCCACGTTATTAAGGAGACCAAGAGGGGATTCGACATGCGCTTCGACATTGACAATTTGGTCGACATGTGTAACTCCGATTTGGCCGACACGATTGGAAATTTGGTCCAAAGAACCTTATCCCTCTGTCAGCTGTCAAATGATTCGAAAATCCCCCCCCTCTTTGAAGAGTACAACATCGACTTGCCATTCAGTCTGCTCCACTTTATCAACCGAGTGGAGTTCTACATGCAGACTTACTGCGTCCAGGTATGTTGTGAGAAAACAGTAAACGTGTGCAAAGATTTGAATAAATTCCTTACCGAGTTAGCCCCATGGAAATacacaaatgaagaacagaataaaaagttACACATCATTAGGATCATGATGGAGGCCATTTATCTTATTGCCCATTATTTGGACATTTTTATACCATGCATTGCTTcgcaaattttccaaaaattaaATACACCCAAGAAAAGCATAGTCGATTTAAACCCCTGGTTGAATAACCTCCAAGAAGGGGCACACATCAATAACgatcatattttatttaaaaagttcgAGGTGGAAAGTGCGCAGATAAAAATgcagaaggttgttatgcgtgtgtgcaaaattgtaaatattgTCAAGCAGGAAGAAAGTCAAAAAGCGGCCACCATTTTTGAAATTGAGGTGGATGACAATGAGAAGCACTTAGCTGTTCTGTACCTTCCCACCCCTCCCAACTGTATCAACACGTTTACCGTTGCTATTTTGAATATAAAGCCCATCACCATCAACAACATTACCGTTAATGCGATTATCCCTCATGTGAACAAGGAAGTATTTACCTTTGCGGGGGAAGCGAATATGCAAACGGGCACTTTAATTAAAGCGAAGAATTACAAAACGCTCGTAAAACAACGGGATAATTTAACCAAGAAGGAAGTCAATTCTTTGGATCTCTCCATTATTAATGGGCATTGTTTTTTCGAGAAAACCGTTCCCTTAGTTTTCGCCTCATCGGAGGACATGCCCTTTTACCACTCCACGCAGAGCAGAGGGCCCCTCAAGTTTTTCTAA